A genomic region of Rhodococcus pyridinivorans contains the following coding sequences:
- a CDS encoding response regulator, whose amino-acid sequence MGGTDLKVLVVDDDFRVAELHASVVSGVAGFEVCAVAGSIAAARDAVRAGPVDLALVDVYLPDGSGIDLIRSLECDSFVLGAAGEGTTVRAALTAGALVYLVKPFASTELARRLAAYAQYRRVVAGEELTQTEIDTALAALRPVLPAARPAPSRSMTEELVMQALRESPEPMSAGEVAVTIGVSRATAQRYLAALVAKKRLRMQLRYGTTGRPEQEYRPQ is encoded by the coding sequence ATGGGCGGAACGGATCTGAAGGTCCTCGTCGTCGACGACGACTTCCGGGTCGCCGAACTCCACGCCTCCGTGGTCTCGGGTGTGGCGGGATTCGAGGTCTGCGCGGTCGCCGGGAGCATCGCGGCGGCCCGGGACGCCGTTCGGGCCGGTCCCGTCGATCTCGCCCTCGTGGACGTGTACCTACCGGACGGCTCCGGGATCGACCTGATCCGGAGCCTCGAATGCGACAGTTTCGTGCTCGGTGCCGCCGGCGAGGGCACGACGGTGCGCGCGGCACTCACCGCCGGTGCGCTGGTGTATCTGGTCAAGCCGTTCGCAAGCACCGAACTGGCCCGGCGGCTGGCGGCCTACGCGCAGTACCGCAGGGTCGTCGCGGGGGAGGAGCTCACCCAGACCGAGATCGACACGGCGCTGGCCGCACTGCGGCCGGTGTTGCCGGCCGCCCGCCCGGCACCCTCGCGTTCGATGACCGAAGAGCTCGTGATGCAGGCGCTCCGGGAATCACCGGAACCGATGTCGGCGGGGGAGGTGGCCGTGACGATCGGGGTGTCGCGCGCGACCGCACAGCGCTATCTCGCGGCGCTCGTCGCGAAGAAACGCCTGCGGATGCAGTTGCGCTACGGCACCACCGGC
- a CDS encoding ATP-binding protein translates to MKLRTQVLLLQSAVVAVALGIGFTVFATTTEDRVTDEHGQRALAIARSVSADPTVRDEVARYSAADDGVVSPDNPELASGAVQEAAEAVRTATGALFVVVTDDQGLRLAHPDPEQLGRRVSTDPTEALAGREVVTSESGTLGDSVRAKVPVSDPVSGRVVGEVSVGIATDRVRADLRSDLADAVLIALAALVCGAVGSLLLANRWKRLTLGLEPEQLTELVREQEVVLHGISDGVVGTDARGNVTVVNAEARRLLDLDDAIGRSVDTLGMTPRLLDVLRSAEGIPVAATTGDRVVVAVSRRVVRDGRDLGTVMSVRDRTDIETLTRELDAVKAMSTALRAQRHEFANRLHLLDGLLRRGHAEQALEYIEQILGSGPLGEQLEGIDAITDPYLHAFLVAKAAHAREQGVTLVLGENTWVHATVRAPVDVTTVLGNLLDNSIEAARTSGRAPAEVEVELMEDGADLHVSVADTGDGVDPALPDVFAEGATTRSDPTVPGGRGMGLALARRIARLHGGDVVLADRGGQRTPENPTGGAVFLATLPGMLDERDTGWAERI, encoded by the coding sequence GTGAAACTTCGCACCCAGGTACTTCTGCTCCAGTCCGCGGTGGTGGCGGTGGCACTCGGCATCGGATTCACGGTGTTCGCCACCACCACCGAGGACCGAGTCACCGACGAGCACGGTCAGCGGGCGCTCGCGATCGCACGGTCGGTGTCCGCGGACCCGACCGTGCGGGACGAGGTCGCACGCTATTCGGCCGCCGACGACGGGGTGGTTTCCCCGGACAACCCGGAACTCGCATCCGGTGCGGTGCAGGAGGCCGCCGAGGCCGTCCGCACCGCCACCGGAGCGTTGTTCGTCGTGGTCACCGACGACCAGGGACTCCGGCTCGCGCATCCCGATCCGGAGCAGCTCGGCCGGAGGGTGAGCACCGACCCCACCGAGGCACTCGCCGGACGGGAGGTCGTGACCAGCGAGTCGGGCACGCTCGGCGATTCGGTCCGGGCCAAGGTGCCGGTGAGCGATCCCGTCTCGGGCAGGGTGGTCGGGGAGGTGAGCGTCGGCATCGCCACCGACCGGGTGCGCGCCGACCTGCGCAGCGACCTCGCCGATGCCGTCCTGATCGCGCTCGCAGCACTCGTGTGCGGTGCTGTCGGATCGTTGCTGCTCGCCAACCGCTGGAAGCGGCTCACTCTGGGACTCGAACCCGAACAGCTCACCGAGCTGGTCCGCGAACAGGAGGTCGTGCTGCACGGGATCTCCGACGGGGTCGTCGGCACCGACGCGCGCGGCAACGTCACCGTCGTCAACGCCGAGGCGCGTCGTCTGCTCGATCTCGACGACGCAATCGGTCGCAGTGTCGACACCCTCGGAATGACCCCGCGGTTGCTCGACGTGCTGCGCTCCGCGGAGGGCATCCCGGTTGCGGCGACCACCGGCGACCGGGTCGTCGTCGCCGTTTCGCGGCGTGTGGTGCGCGACGGCCGGGATCTCGGCACGGTGATGTCGGTGCGGGACCGGACCGACATCGAGACGCTCACGCGCGAACTCGACGCGGTCAAGGCGATGAGTACGGCACTGCGGGCCCAACGGCACGAGTTCGCGAACCGGCTCCACCTGCTCGACGGACTGCTCCGCCGGGGGCATGCGGAGCAGGCGCTCGAGTACATCGAACAGATCCTCGGTTCGGGTCCGCTCGGTGAACAGCTCGAGGGCATCGACGCGATCACCGACCCGTACCTGCACGCCTTCCTCGTCGCGAAGGCCGCGCATGCGCGCGAGCAGGGAGTCACGCTCGTGCTCGGCGAGAACACGTGGGTGCACGCCACCGTGCGGGCACCCGTCGACGTCACGACGGTGCTCGGCAACCTGCTCGACAACTCGATCGAGGCGGCACGCACGAGCGGGCGCGCTCCGGCCGAGGTCGAGGTGGAACTGATGGAGGACGGTGCCGACCTGCACGTGAGTGTCGCGGACACCGGCGACGGCGTCGATCCCGCGCTGCCCGACGTCTTCGCCGAGGGCGCAACGACCCGCAGCGATCCGACGGTGCCCGGTGGCCGGGGAATGGGGCTGGCGCTGGCACGGCGCATCGCGCGGCTGCACGGCGGCGACGTCGTGCTGGCGGACCGTGGCGGGCAGCGCACGCCGGAGAATCCGACCGGGGGTGCGGTCTTCCTGGCGACGCTGCCCGGGATGCTCGACGAAAGGGACACGGGATGGGCGGAACGGATCTGA
- a CDS encoding CitMHS family transporter: MLVVLGFLMVATFMYLIMSKRATPVVGLILIPVAFGLIAGAGTDIGDMIVDGVESLAPTAALLFFAIIFFGIMIDVGLFDPLVRLILRLVRDDPARLVIGTAVLAMVVSLDGDGSTTFIITTSALLPLYLKLKVSPVVLTVVAGLANATMNIIPWGGPTVRAASALGLSPSDVFVPMIPSLVVGLVVVLGFAAHLGFVERRRLGKLTWKPDLMPLGAGPSGVGTTVGKGTDTTDGEVGRLAAGLDPDRPTLRPRLLPFNAILTVALLVVLGLDILPIPVLFMIAAGIALAVNFPRVVDQSAAIARHSSSIVSVVAMVFAAAVLTGVFQGTGMVESMALWLTGVVPDALGPFLAVITGLLSIPMTFFMTNDAFYFGVLPVLAETAAQYGIEPVEMARASITGQPVHMQSPLVPAILLLVTLAGVPLADHHRKVLWRAGVVSVVMLVVGVVLGQIPFG, from the coding sequence ATGCTCGTCGTCCTCGGCTTCCTGATGGTCGCCACGTTCATGTACCTGATCATGTCGAAACGGGCCACCCCGGTCGTCGGCCTGATCCTGATCCCGGTCGCGTTCGGCCTGATCGCCGGAGCCGGCACCGACATCGGCGACATGATCGTCGACGGCGTCGAAAGTCTCGCCCCCACAGCGGCGCTGCTGTTCTTCGCGATCATCTTCTTCGGCATCATGATCGACGTCGGCCTGTTCGACCCCCTCGTGCGGCTCATCCTGCGGCTCGTGCGCGACGACCCGGCACGACTGGTGATCGGAACCGCTGTGCTGGCGATGGTCGTCTCCCTCGACGGGGACGGGTCCACGACGTTCATCATCACCACCTCCGCACTGTTGCCGCTCTACCTGAAACTGAAGGTCAGCCCGGTCGTCCTCACCGTCGTCGCGGGCCTGGCGAACGCCACGATGAACATCATCCCGTGGGGCGGGCCGACGGTCCGTGCAGCCAGCGCGCTCGGGTTGTCCCCGTCCGACGTGTTCGTCCCGATGATCCCGTCGCTCGTCGTCGGACTCGTGGTCGTGCTGGGCTTCGCTGCTCACCTGGGCTTCGTCGAACGTCGCCGTCTCGGAAAGCTCACGTGGAAGCCCGACCTGATGCCGCTCGGCGCTGGTCCGTCCGGAGTGGGTACGACGGTCGGAAAGGGCACCGATACGACCGACGGGGAGGTCGGTCGGTTGGCTGCCGGACTCGACCCCGACCGTCCGACCCTGCGTCCGCGTCTGCTGCCCTTCAACGCGATCCTCACGGTGGCGCTGCTCGTCGTCCTCGGCCTCGACATCCTGCCGATCCCCGTGCTGTTCATGATCGCCGCCGGTATCGCGCTGGCCGTGAATTTCCCTCGCGTCGTCGATCAGTCCGCCGCGATCGCACGCCATTCGTCGAGCATCGTGTCGGTCGTCGCGATGGTGTTCGCCGCCGCCGTCCTGACCGGCGTGTTCCAAGGCACCGGCATGGTCGAATCGATGGCGTTGTGGCTCACCGGCGTCGTCCCCGACGCACTCGGCCCGTTCCTCGCCGTCATCACCGGCCTGCTCAGCATCCCGATGACCTTCTTCATGACCAACGACGCCTTCTACTTCGGGGTGCTCCCGGTGCTGGCGGAGACGGCAGCGCAGTACGGCATCGAACCGGTCGAGATGGCGCGCGCATCGATCACCGGACAGCCCGTCCACATGCAGAGCCCGCTGGTCCCGGCGATTCTGCTGCTGGTGACCCTCGCCGGGGTGCCACTGGCCGACCATCACCGCAAGGTGCTGTGGCGCGCCGGAGTGGTGTCGGTCGTGATGCTCGTCGTCGGGGTGGTACTCGGGCAGATTCCGTTCGGATGA
- a CDS encoding DUF3239 domain-containing protein: protein MRRFDFPVDLPHAKAVNQTLADVRRLRWSAIFVGLVCVAGAAGLFLLGEAWAYIVAAVLAVAAATSVWVALWAPRKVGTIEQLYRDSPLVPAVVAAERARGLTLLALVDIAKPETSGRHFALVTRNVEAVPGHRIAIGERVPCAAVLSDRTTRNDSGVWQMVGPMPIAWGTRDQKVIADAVAQIPEVEWRVLKDKLKMVDQVDATDERRLELASKELPPELR from the coding sequence GTGCGCCGCTTCGACTTCCCTGTGGACCTGCCCCATGCCAAGGCCGTGAACCAGACCCTCGCGGATGTCCGTCGTCTGCGGTGGTCGGCGATATTCGTCGGCCTGGTGTGCGTCGCGGGTGCGGCGGGTCTGTTCCTGCTCGGCGAAGCCTGGGCGTACATCGTCGCCGCCGTGCTGGCGGTCGCGGCCGCGACGTCGGTGTGGGTGGCGCTGTGGGCGCCGCGCAAGGTGGGGACCATCGAACAGCTCTACCGCGACAGCCCTCTCGTCCCGGCCGTCGTCGCCGCCGAGCGTGCCCGCGGGCTGACGCTGCTCGCGCTCGTCGACATCGCCAAGCCCGAGACGTCCGGCCGGCACTTCGCCCTGGTCACCCGCAACGTGGAGGCGGTGCCGGGTCACCGGATCGCGATCGGTGAGCGCGTGCCGTGTGCCGCGGTCCTTTCCGACCGCACGACCCGCAACGACTCGGGGGTGTGGCAGATGGTCGGCCCCATGCCGATCGCCTGGGGTACCCGTGATCAGAAGGTCATCGCCGACGCGGTCGCGCAGATCCCCGAGGTGGAGTGGCGCGTGCTGAAGGACAAGCTGAAGATGGTGGACCAGGTCGACGCCACCGACGAGCGTCGCCTCGAACTGGCGAGCAAGGAACTGCCGCCCGAACTGCGGTGA
- a CDS encoding LLM class F420-dependent oxidoreductase, with protein sequence MRFGLFVPQGWRLDLVGIDPSDQWQVMRDLALRADRGPWESIWVYDHFHTVPAPTDEATHEAWSLVSAFAAVTERVRIGQMCTAMAYRNPAYLAKVAATADIISGGRIEMGIGGGWYEHEWRAYGYGFPSPGERLRRLDEGVQIFRQAWTTGSATFSGRHYTVDGAIVRPLPLQEGGIPLWIAGGGEKVTLKIAAKYAQYTNFDGTPEGFARKSEILREHCAEVGTDFDAIVRSANYNVAIGRTEAEVQDRLEALRARLEPIVGAEKADGALDAFRGMPAVGTPEQIVENLTALKKQGLEYAIFYVPEAAYDTSGLELLEKEVLPHLA encoded by the coding sequence ATGCGTTTCGGATTGTTCGTCCCCCAAGGTTGGCGACTGGACCTCGTCGGCATCGACCCCTCCGACCAGTGGCAGGTGATGCGCGATCTCGCGCTCCGCGCCGATCGCGGACCGTGGGAATCGATCTGGGTGTACGACCACTTCCACACCGTCCCTGCGCCCACCGACGAGGCCACCCACGAGGCATGGAGCCTCGTGTCGGCTTTCGCCGCCGTCACCGAGCGTGTGCGCATCGGCCAGATGTGTACCGCCATGGCCTATCGCAACCCCGCCTATCTCGCGAAGGTCGCGGCCACCGCCGACATCATCTCCGGCGGGCGCATCGAGATGGGGATCGGTGGCGGATGGTACGAACACGAATGGCGCGCATACGGTTACGGATTCCCGTCGCCGGGTGAGCGGCTGCGCCGACTCGACGAGGGCGTGCAGATCTTCCGACAGGCGTGGACCACGGGTTCCGCGACGTTCTCAGGTAGGCATTACACCGTCGACGGAGCCATCGTCCGCCCGCTTCCGCTGCAGGAGGGCGGTATTCCGCTGTGGATCGCCGGCGGCGGCGAGAAGGTGACCTTGAAGATCGCCGCGAAGTACGCGCAGTACACCAACTTCGACGGCACACCCGAAGGGTTCGCGCGCAAGTCGGAGATCCTGCGTGAGCACTGCGCCGAGGTCGGCACCGACTTCGACGCCATCGTGCGATCGGCCAACTACAACGTGGCGATCGGCCGCACCGAAGCCGAGGTGCAGGACCGGCTCGAGGCACTGCGGGCCCGTCTCGAACCGATCGTCGGAGCGGAGAAGGCCGACGGGGCGCTCGACGCCTTCCGGGGGATGCCCGCCGTCGGCACCCCCGAGCAGATCGTCGAGAACCTCACCGCGCTGAAGAAGCAGGGGCTCGAGTACGCGATCTTCTACGTTCCCGAGGCCGCCTACGACACCTCGGGGCTGGAACTGCTCGAGAAGGAAGTGCTCCCGCACCTCGCGTGA